The proteins below come from a single Miscanthus floridulus cultivar M001 chromosome 1, ASM1932011v1, whole genome shotgun sequence genomic window:
- the LOC136472688 gene encoding uncharacterized protein, whose product MGFIMEFAENLILRMMEDPDKRDQVRREHVYKMKERCERTKAAWNLPLRPYGFWTFDRFNSQLSWDPQINQAAGRRDPYDDLITRHSGSPPSS is encoded by the coding sequence ATGGGTTTCATCATGGAGTTCGCGGAGAACCTGATCCTCCGTATGATGGAGGACCCGGACAAGCGCGACCAGGTTCGGCGGGAGCATGTCTACAAGATGAAGGAGCGGTGCGAGCGCACCAAGGCGGCGTGGAACCTCCCGCTGCGCCCCTACGGCTTCTGGACCTTCGACCGCTTCAACTCGCAGCTCTCCTGGGACCCGCAGATCAAccaggccgccggccgccgggACCCTTACGACGACCTCATCACCCGCCACTCCGGCTCCCCGCCGTCTTCCTAA